TTATACTTTCGTTAAAGACTGACAACATAATTATTATGGTATTTTCTGTGATTCTTGGAGCAGTTGTGGGGGAGATTCTAAAAATAGAAGATTTTCTTGAGAGAGTGGGAGATAGGATAAAAAGGAAGATAAAAAGCGAAGGCTCTTTTACAGAAGGTTTTATCACTGCATCACTTATATTCTGTGTGGGATCAATGACCATTGTTGGAGCTATAAATGAGGGTCTCACTGGCGATGCTACACTCCTTTATACAAAATCCATCCTTGACGGAATAACCTCAATTGCCCTTTCCTCCACTCTTGGTATTGGTGTCCTTTTTTCCACACTTTTCATACTTATCTATCAAGGAGGATTAACAATTGGTGCGTCTTTGGCGAGATCTCTTCTAACTACCCACACTGTAAATATGATTACAGGTGTTGGGGGTGTTCTAATAATTGGAATTGGACTAAACATACTGGGACTTAAGAAGCTGAAACTATCAAACTTTTTACCTGCCCTCATCTTTGCCTTCATCCTCTCAATATTTTTTAAGTGATTTATCCAAAAATTGCAACGGATAGTGCCTGGCACCCAGAGTCGTAAGGTCTAAGTAACAAATTTAATCTGGGGTGTATAATAAAAGATGAAGTTTAAATTGCTTGTTTAAAAAGGAGGTAAAGATATGAATGGCTTTGGAGAGTATAGACCTTATAGAAGACCAAGTATAGTTTTATGGATTATTGTGTTTCTAATTGGTGCTTTGGTTGGCGGTGGTGTAGGCTCTTTTATTACAATGAAGTATTTTCCACAGGCGAAAGAAAGTTCAAGCACTCAGACTCCAACTAAAACACAGATTATAGAGACCACAAAAATTATCAATCTGGAGGAGTCTCAAATAATAAAAGTAGCAGAGGAAGCTGGACCTGCTGTGGTTACCATATCTACCAAGAAGATTGTTTCAGGTTTCTTCTTTACATACGAGACTCCAGCACTTGGTTCTGGATTTATAATCTCCAGTGATGGGGATATAGTTACAAACTACCATGTTATTGAAGATGCAAAGGATATAA
The Caldisericia bacterium DNA segment above includes these coding regions:
- a CDS encoding DUF554 domain-containing protein translates to MKGTIVNIIAVLVGGGVGLLIGNKLPDRVKKIAMEGVGLSSLALGFILSLKTDNIIIMVFSVILGAVVGEILKIEDFLERVGDRIKRKIKSEGSFTEGFITASLIFCVGSMTIVGAINEGLTGDATLLYTKSILDGITSIALSSTLGIGVLFSTLFILIYQGGLTIGASLARSLLTTHTVNMITGVGGVLIIGIGLNILGLKKLKLSNFLPALIFAFILSIFFK